In Arthrobacter sp. SLBN-112, a genomic segment contains:
- a CDS encoding glutamine amidotransferase has protein sequence MNPAETSTAADQSKGTLRVVQLYPRDMNIYGDWGNALVLQRRIAWHGYTPEVLEYNVGDPFPEAVDIIVGGGGQDSGQLVIQDDLQARAGKLRELAEDGAPMLVICGLYQLFGRFFKTRTGAVIPGIGILDVETHGTDERLIGNVKVSTTEFGEVLGYENHSGQTTLGSGVRPLGTVPKGTGNNSNDGHEGARYRNIVASYLHGSLLPKNPAIADFLIRTAAERKFGSFSPGSPDDAYAVLAREHAARRPR, from the coding sequence GTGAATCCTGCCGAAACATCGACCGCTGCCGATCAGTCCAAGGGCACGCTCCGCGTGGTACAGCTCTATCCCCGGGACATGAACATCTACGGCGACTGGGGCAACGCCCTGGTCCTGCAGCGCCGCATCGCCTGGCACGGCTACACGCCCGAAGTCCTTGAATACAACGTCGGAGATCCTTTTCCCGAAGCCGTGGACATCATCGTTGGCGGCGGCGGCCAGGACAGCGGGCAGCTGGTCATCCAGGACGATCTGCAGGCCCGGGCCGGCAAGCTGCGGGAACTGGCCGAGGACGGCGCACCGATGCTGGTCATCTGCGGCCTCTACCAACTTTTCGGGCGGTTCTTCAAAACCCGGACCGGGGCCGTGATCCCGGGGATCGGCATCCTGGACGTGGAAACCCACGGCACGGATGAGCGCCTGATCGGCAACGTCAAGGTATCAACTACCGAGTTCGGCGAAGTCCTTGGCTACGAAAACCACAGCGGACAAACCACCCTTGGCAGCGGTGTACGGCCCCTCGGCACGGTCCCCAAGGGCACAGGCAACAACAGCAACGACGGCCACGAAGGTGCCCGGTACCGGAACATCGTGGCCAGCTACCTGCACGGTTCACTGCTGCCCAAGAATCCGGCCATCGCCGACTTCCTCATCCGGACTGCCGCTGAACGCAAGTTCGGCAGCTTCTCCCCCGGATCGCCCGACGACGCCTATGCTGTCCTGGCACGGGAGCACGCCGCCCGAAGGCCCCGCTAG
- a CDS encoding MurT ligase domain-containing protein, protein MVFFSVPLGKLVRRVSRLRGGGSALPGLVVEKIDPGFMRRTLSTLPHGVAVVSGTNGKTTTTKMVVELLESQGLKVFTNRTGSNFTRGVAAALLGEVDWRGRLDADVAVLELDEAHAVHFVNSVPPRYCLLLNVLRDQLDRFGEIDKTAQLLQHIAAKTTGTVVLNREDPRVARIADTLTGQEVKYFGLDETLLGTFPNDDDMRAAPGSPAPAGLPQKPPADVVLLKVGADSAEFAYDGGTVTTAMKLRGVYNIFNAAAALTLARSICGGGAATANHDTLLEALSQVAPAFGRGESLTVDGLPLDLVLVKNPSGFRLGLKSFPPGGYATMIAINDNYADGRDMSWLWDVEFDSLRAEGVDQLTGSRAYDMALRLQYDDVRIGAVQPEIAPALAAFIREGRGKPKRIFCTYTAMLAIRRELAKITTVEVVS, encoded by the coding sequence ATGGTCTTCTTCAGTGTTCCGCTCGGCAAGCTGGTCCGCCGGGTGTCCCGGCTTCGGGGCGGCGGTTCGGCCCTGCCGGGCCTGGTGGTCGAGAAAATCGATCCCGGGTTCATGCGGCGGACGCTCAGCACCCTCCCCCACGGCGTTGCAGTCGTCAGTGGCACCAACGGCAAGACCACCACCACAAAAATGGTGGTTGAACTGCTCGAAAGCCAGGGACTGAAGGTTTTCACCAACCGCACCGGCAGCAACTTCACCCGTGGCGTGGCGGCGGCACTCCTGGGCGAAGTGGACTGGCGTGGGAGGCTGGACGCCGACGTCGCGGTCCTGGAACTGGACGAAGCCCACGCCGTGCACTTCGTGAACAGCGTCCCGCCCCGTTACTGCCTGCTGCTGAACGTGCTGCGGGACCAGCTGGACCGCTTTGGCGAGATCGACAAAACAGCACAACTGCTCCAGCACATCGCCGCCAAGACCACCGGAACGGTCGTGCTGAACCGCGAAGACCCGCGGGTGGCGCGGATCGCGGACACCCTTACCGGCCAGGAGGTCAAGTACTTCGGCCTGGACGAAACGCTGTTGGGAACCTTTCCCAACGACGACGACATGCGCGCAGCTCCCGGCAGCCCCGCTCCGGCGGGCCTGCCGCAGAAGCCGCCTGCCGACGTCGTGCTGCTGAAGGTGGGCGCTGACAGCGCCGAGTTTGCGTACGACGGCGGCACGGTCACCACGGCGATGAAGCTGCGCGGTGTGTACAACATCTTCAATGCCGCGGCCGCCCTGACGCTGGCCCGCAGCATCTGCGGCGGCGGTGCCGCCACGGCCAACCACGACACTTTGCTGGAAGCGTTGTCGCAGGTGGCGCCCGCGTTTGGTCGCGGCGAAAGCCTTACCGTGGATGGCCTGCCGCTGGACCTGGTACTGGTGAAGAACCCCAGTGGTTTCCGGCTGGGCCTGAAGTCGTTCCCGCCGGGCGGCTACGCCACCATGATCGCCATCAACGACAACTACGCCGACGGGCGCGACATGTCGTGGCTGTGGGATGTGGAATTCGATTCGCTCCGGGCCGAAGGCGTTGACCAGCTGACGGGTTCCAGGGCCTATGACATGGCGCTCCGGCTGCAGTACGACGACGTCCGCATCGGCGCCGTCCAGCCTGAGATCGCGCCCGCGCTGGCGGCTTTCATCAGGGAAGGCCGCGGGAAGCCCAAGCGGATCTTCTGCACGTACACCGCCATGCTGGCCATCCGCCGTGAGCTGGCCAAAATCACCACCGTGGAGGTTGTCTCGTGA
- the pdxT gene encoding pyridoxal 5'-phosphate synthase glutaminase subunit PdxT has product MTNPPSAAPSRVGSGLRIGVLALQGDFREHLHAAEATGARGVPVRRPQELGGLDGLIIPGGESTTIDKLARAFDLADPLRKYIAEGLPVYGSCAGMILLASDIADPATDLSGAPQQTFGGLDITVRRNAFGRQRESFETDLDFKGLEFSATESGVAPVHAVFIRGPWVERVGPDVEVLAQVEPADPEHASHAVPLPGAARIVAVRSGQLLATSFHPEVTGEKRVHELFIRMIRGEA; this is encoded by the coding sequence ATGACAAATCCCCCTTCAGCTGCTCCTTCGCGCGTGGGATCAGGCCTGCGGATCGGTGTCCTGGCCCTGCAGGGCGACTTCCGTGAGCATCTGCATGCCGCCGAGGCCACCGGCGCCCGGGGCGTGCCGGTGCGGCGCCCCCAGGAGCTGGGCGGCCTGGACGGCCTCATCATCCCCGGCGGCGAATCGACCACCATCGACAAGCTCGCCCGGGCCTTCGACCTCGCCGATCCGCTCCGGAAGTACATCGCCGAAGGGCTGCCCGTGTACGGATCATGTGCCGGCATGATCCTCCTTGCATCGGACATCGCCGATCCGGCAACCGACCTCTCCGGCGCCCCGCAGCAGACGTTCGGAGGACTGGACATTACCGTCCGCCGCAACGCGTTCGGCCGCCAGCGTGAGTCCTTCGAAACGGATCTGGACTTCAAGGGGCTGGAGTTCAGCGCCACCGAATCAGGTGTGGCGCCGGTGCATGCCGTTTTCATCCGCGGCCCGTGGGTGGAGCGGGTGGGCCCGGACGTGGAGGTCCTCGCCCAGGTTGAACCGGCGGACCCGGAGCATGCCTCCCACGCCGTCCCGCTGCCAGGGGCCGCTAGAATTGTGGCAGTGCGTTCCGGCCAGCTGCTGGCCACCTCCTTCCACCCGGAAGTGACCGGCGAAAAACGCGTACACGAACTTTTTATCCGCATGATCAGAGGAGAAGCGTAA
- a CDS encoding YebC/PmpR family DNA-binding transcriptional regulator produces MSGHSKWATTKHKKAIIDSRRAKSFAKLIKNIEVAARMGGPDLAGNPGLELAVTKAKKTSVPNDNIDRAIKRGAGLTGEVVDYTEIMYEARGPQGSALLIECLTDNKNRAASEVRLAISRNGGTIADPGSVSYLFTRKGVVNLPKNGLSEDDVLMAVLDAGAEEVKDNGETFEIHSEPGDLQAIREALQEAGIEYDTDEVEFVPSMQVELDVDGARKFLKLADALEDLDDVQNVYSNADLSDEVQAALESE; encoded by the coding sequence ATGTCAGGCCACTCCAAATGGGCGACGACCAAGCACAAAAAGGCGATCATTGACAGCCGCCGCGCAAAGTCGTTCGCCAAGCTGATCAAGAACATCGAAGTTGCCGCCCGGATGGGCGGACCGGACCTCGCGGGCAACCCGGGCCTGGAACTTGCGGTGACCAAGGCCAAGAAGACCTCGGTTCCCAACGACAACATCGACCGCGCCATCAAGCGCGGCGCCGGCCTCACCGGTGAAGTGGTTGACTACACCGAGATCATGTACGAGGCCCGCGGCCCCCAGGGCTCAGCCCTGCTGATCGAGTGCCTCACGGACAACAAGAACCGCGCAGCCTCCGAGGTCCGCCTGGCCATCTCCCGCAACGGCGGCACCATTGCCGACCCCGGGTCCGTGAGCTACCTTTTCACCCGCAAGGGCGTGGTCAACCTGCCCAAGAACGGCCTGAGCGAGGACGATGTCCTGATGGCCGTGCTGGACGCGGGCGCCGAGGAAGTCAAGGACAACGGCGAGACCTTCGAGATCCACTCGGAACCGGGTGATCTGCAGGCCATCCGCGAGGCACTCCAGGAAGCCGGCATCGAGTACGACACCGATGAGGTGGAGTTCGTCCCGTCGATGCAGGTGGAGCTGGATGTCGACGGCGCCCGCAAGTTCCTGAAGCTGGCCGACGCCCTCGAAGACCTCGACGACGTCCAGAACGTCTACAGCAACGCCGACCTCAGCGACGAAGTCCAGGCTGCCCTGGAATCAGAGTGA
- the ruvC gene encoding crossover junction endodeoxyribonuclease RuvC: protein MTLRVLGVDPGLTRCGIGVVDVERNRRATMVAVGVVGTSPDESLDRRLLVIATAIDEWLDRYEPEVLAVERVFSQLNVSTVMGVAQASGVVIAAAARRGIPVALHTPSEVKAAVTGSGSSNKDAVTKLVTKILRLDAPPRPADAADALALAITHAWRAGSGAAVATTGPGSSSLTPAQRAWAEAEAKARRAH from the coding sequence GTGACGCTCCGCGTCCTGGGCGTCGACCCCGGCCTGACCCGTTGCGGGATCGGCGTGGTGGATGTCGAGCGGAACCGCAGGGCCACGATGGTGGCCGTAGGGGTGGTGGGCACATCGCCCGACGAATCGCTGGACCGGCGGCTGCTGGTGATCGCCACTGCCATTGACGAGTGGCTGGACCGCTACGAACCCGAGGTCCTCGCCGTCGAACGCGTCTTCTCGCAGCTGAACGTCAGCACCGTAATGGGCGTGGCGCAGGCGTCCGGCGTCGTGATTGCGGCGGCCGCCCGCCGCGGCATCCCGGTGGCGCTGCACACGCCGTCGGAAGTGAAGGCCGCGGTGACCGGGAGCGGCTCGTCCAACAAGGACGCCGTGACCAAGCTGGTCACCAAGATCCTGCGCCTGGACGCCCCGCCGCGCCCGGCCGACGCCGCCGACGCGCTGGCGCTGGCCATCACCCACGCGTGGCGGGCCGGAAGCGGCGCGGCCGTGGCAACCACCGGGCCGGGCAGTTCATCCTTGACGCCTGCCCAGCGGGCATGGGCCGAGGCGGAGGCCAAGGCGCGCCGCGCGCACTGA
- the ruvA gene encoding Holliday junction branch migration protein RuvA — MISFLRGTVAHVGLSTAIIDLNGAGMSVHATPQTLSRLHVGDQGQLFTSLIVREDSLTLFGFASDDEREVFDVLLSVSGVGPRLALAVLAVHEPEAIRVAAHTGDSKTFTKVPGIGPKVAGRIVLELAGKLVPHGTAPAAGAATPAEAAWKPQVIAAMTSLGWSEKDASGSIDKALADEPEVSFRGNVPEILRTTLRWLGQDGARAGNRVGTRG, encoded by the coding sequence TTGATCAGTTTCCTCCGCGGAACCGTAGCGCACGTTGGCCTGTCCACGGCCATCATCGACCTCAACGGCGCCGGGATGAGCGTGCACGCCACGCCGCAGACGCTCAGCCGGCTGCACGTGGGCGACCAAGGGCAATTGTTCACCTCCCTGATCGTCCGGGAGGATTCGCTCACGCTTTTCGGCTTTGCCTCCGACGACGAACGTGAAGTTTTCGACGTCCTGCTCAGTGTCAGCGGCGTCGGCCCAAGGCTTGCCCTTGCGGTGCTGGCGGTCCACGAGCCCGAGGCGATCCGGGTTGCCGCGCACACAGGAGACAGCAAGACCTTCACCAAGGTCCCGGGGATCGGTCCGAAGGTGGCGGGCCGGATCGTGCTGGAGCTGGCCGGCAAGCTTGTCCCGCACGGGACCGCCCCCGCTGCCGGTGCCGCCACCCCCGCCGAGGCCGCCTGGAAACCGCAGGTGATCGCCGCGATGACCAGCCTTGGCTGGTCCGAAAAAGATGCTTCGGGCAGCATCGACAAAGCCCTTGCTGACGAGCCGGAGGTCTCCTTCCGCGGCAACGTTCCGGAGATCCTGCGCACCACGCTCCGTTGGCTGGGCCAGGACGGTGCCCGGGCCGGCAACCGCGTAGGCACCCGTGGCTGA
- the ruvB gene encoding Holliday junction branch migration DNA helicase RuvB — protein sequence MAEPSLVAAGEEPEERAIEAALRPKNLDDFVGQHRVRKQLSLVLQASRMRGRTADHVLFSGPPGLGKTTLAMIVAAEMNAPLRLSSGPAIQHAGDLAAILSSLSEGEVLFLDEIHRMSRPAEEMLYMAMEDFRVDIVVGKGAGATAIPLELPPFTLVGATTRAGLLPGPLRDRFGFTGHLEFYSVPELELVLRRSAGLLDLKVNSAGFAEIAGRSRGTPRIANRLLRRVRDWALVHGIEQIDSRAASAALDMYEVDKKGLDRLDRAVLDALITKFGGGPVGLSTLAIAVGEETETVETVAEPFLVREGLLGRTPRGRIAMAPAWTHLGYAIPPGVFAQEQLDLFDSGEEAANAGEWAPEGQ from the coding sequence GTGGCTGAACCGTCACTGGTTGCAGCGGGGGAAGAGCCGGAAGAGCGGGCCATCGAGGCGGCGCTGCGGCCCAAGAACCTGGATGACTTCGTTGGCCAGCACCGTGTCCGCAAGCAGCTGTCGCTGGTGCTGCAGGCCTCCCGGATGCGCGGGCGGACGGCGGACCACGTGCTCTTTTCCGGGCCGCCCGGCCTCGGCAAGACCACGCTGGCCATGATCGTTGCCGCGGAGATGAACGCTCCCTTGCGCCTTAGCAGCGGACCTGCCATCCAGCACGCCGGCGACCTCGCCGCCATCCTGTCCTCCCTGTCGGAGGGGGAGGTGTTGTTCCTGGACGAAATCCACCGCATGTCCCGGCCGGCCGAGGAAATGCTGTACATGGCGATGGAAGACTTCCGGGTGGACATCGTGGTGGGCAAGGGCGCCGGCGCCACCGCCATCCCGCTCGAGCTGCCGCCGTTCACCCTGGTGGGTGCCACCACCCGCGCGGGCCTGCTCCCGGGGCCGCTCCGGGACCGGTTCGGCTTTACCGGCCACCTTGAGTTCTATTCCGTTCCGGAGCTTGAGCTGGTCCTGCGCCGCTCTGCCGGCCTGCTGGACTTGAAGGTCAACTCCGCGGGATTCGCCGAAATCGCCGGCCGCTCCCGCGGCACCCCCCGCATCGCCAACCGGCTCCTGCGCCGCGTCCGGGACTGGGCCCTGGTGCACGGCATCGAGCAGATCGACTCACGCGCCGCATCCGCAGCCCTGGACATGTATGAAGTGGACAAGAAGGGACTGGACCGGCTGGACCGGGCCGTCCTCGATGCCCTCATCACCAAGTTTGGCGGCGGCCCGGTGGGCCTGTCTACGCTCGCCATCGCCGTCGGTGAAGAAACCGAAACCGTTGAAACGGTGGCGGAACCCTTCCTGGTCCGCGAGGGGCTGCTGGGACGGACCCCGCGCGGCCGGATCGCCATGGCACCCGCGTGGACGCACCTGGGTTACGCCATCCCGCCGGGGGTCTTCGCGCAGGAACAGCTGGACCTTTTCGATTCCGGGGAAGAAGCCGCAAACGCCGGGGAATGGGCCCCGGAAGGCCAATAG
- the yajC gene encoding preprotein translocase subunit YajC has product MSILLFVMLGVFIFMMFRRNKKTQQQQAQLQSKFAPGVEVMTSFGLFGRIVDIDEAENKVTLELSPGNLATVHRQAVTKVVEPAAEPDVASPAVPDDASSLTTPGSLTTPETGSSVTGAESPEETLKRLNDEGKKDS; this is encoded by the coding sequence ATGTCAATTCTCCTGTTCGTCATGCTCGGCGTTTTCATCTTCATGATGTTCCGCCGCAACAAGAAGACGCAGCAGCAGCAGGCACAGCTCCAGTCGAAATTTGCCCCGGGCGTGGAGGTCATGACCAGCTTTGGCCTTTTCGGCCGGATCGTGGACATCGACGAAGCAGAGAACAAGGTCACCCTTGAACTGTCCCCCGGAAACCTTGCCACCGTGCACCGGCAGGCAGTCACCAAGGTGGTCGAGCCTGCTGCCGAACCAGACGTTGCGTCACCTGCCGTGCCGGACGATGCTTCCTCGCTGACCACTCCCGGTTCGCTCACCACTCCCGAGACGGGCAGCTCAGTGACGGGCGCCGAGTCTCCTGAGGAAACCCTGAAGCGCCTCAACGATGAGGGCAAGAAGGACAGCTAG
- the secF gene encoding protein translocase subunit SecF — protein sequence MSGFASFGNELYTGKRSYDFVGAKKIWFLIAAVAVALSILIPVAKGGFNLGIEFRGGSEFTVSNVKTTDATVGEHAVTDVVAGSVPRVANVAGNTMRIQTDKLTDDETLKIKQGLTTAYGVTDNEVTSTFVGPTWGADVTKQALIGLAVFVLLAALLMALYFRTWKMSLSALAGMGVTMFITAGVYALSDFEVTPSAIIGFLTVLSYSLYDTVVVFDKIRENTSGIDASTRRTFGEEVNLAVNQTLVRSINTMMVAILPVGAILFIGAGLLGAGTLRDLSLALFVGILIGTAATIFVAAPMYAWLRQGEPDLVKQARRVEQRRAGAAERAVPASPAKA from the coding sequence ATGTCAGGCTTCGCCAGTTTTGGTAATGAGCTCTACACCGGAAAGCGATCCTACGACTTCGTGGGCGCCAAGAAGATCTGGTTCCTCATCGCTGCCGTGGCAGTGGCGTTGTCCATCCTCATTCCGGTGGCCAAGGGCGGCTTCAACCTCGGCATCGAGTTCCGCGGCGGTTCAGAATTCACTGTCTCCAATGTGAAGACGACCGACGCCACCGTCGGCGAGCATGCCGTCACTGATGTTGTGGCCGGCAGCGTCCCCCGGGTGGCCAACGTTGCAGGCAACACCATGCGCATCCAGACCGACAAGCTGACCGACGACGAAACCCTCAAGATCAAGCAAGGCCTGACCACCGCCTACGGCGTCACCGACAACGAGGTGACATCGACGTTCGTCGGTCCCACCTGGGGTGCTGACGTGACCAAGCAGGCGCTGATCGGCCTGGCGGTGTTCGTGCTCCTCGCGGCCTTGCTGATGGCCCTGTACTTCCGCACGTGGAAGATGTCGCTCTCGGCTCTCGCCGGCATGGGGGTGACGATGTTCATCACCGCCGGGGTCTACGCCCTCAGCGACTTCGAGGTCACGCCGTCGGCCATCATCGGCTTCCTCACGGTCCTCAGCTACTCGCTGTACGACACCGTGGTGGTCTTCGACAAAATCCGGGAAAACACCTCCGGCATTGATGCCTCCACCCGCCGGACCTTCGGCGAGGAGGTCAACCTCGCCGTCAACCAAACCTTGGTCCGGTCCATCAACACCATGATGGTGGCCATCCTCCCTGTCGGGGCCATCCTCTTCATCGGTGCCGGACTCCTGGGTGCGGGCACCCTGCGCGACCTGTCCCTGGCGTTGTTCGTCGGAATCCTCATCGGCACGGCCGCCACTATCTTCGTGGCCGCTCCGATGTATGCATGGCTCCGCCAGGGTGAACCGGACCTGGTCAAGCAGGCCAGGCGCGTCGAGCAACGCCGTGCCGGAGCAGCCGAACGGGCCGTTCCCGCCTCGCCGGCCAAGGCCTGA
- a CDS encoding bifunctional (p)ppGpp synthetase/guanosine-3',5'-bis(diphosphate) 3'-pyrophosphohydrolase, whose translation MEERSASAPTAEEDKNPAGVQAGMASSARPGSLVPVDNSGARATFPGRRERTRSRLARLTGRGTATYSPILEPLLRTVRANNPKEDFDLIQRAFDVAERSHRGQKRKSGDPYITHPVAVATILAELGLSGTTLAAALLHDTVEDTPYTLADLKRDFGPEVAMLVDGVTKLDKVSFGEAAQSETVRKMVVAMAKDIRVLMIKLADRLHNARTWRFVSAESSARKARETLEIFAPLAHRLGMNTIKWELEDLSFAALYPKVYEEIVRMVGDRTPEREKSLGVIRDQITEDLRAARIKATITGRPKHYYSIYQKMIVRDKDFDDINDLMGVRVLVDSVRDCYAALGTMHSRWNPLPGRFKDYIAMPKFNMYQSLHTTVIGPGGKPVEIQIRTHEMHRRAEYGVAAHWKYKDQPNRTAVGPGSPRDGDMGWLRSLVDWQQETSDPGEFLDSLRFEINAREVFVFTPKGEVMALPAGSTPVDFAYAVHTEVGHRTIGARVNGKLVPLNSELNHGDWVEIFTSKAEGAGPSQDWQHFVKSARARNKIRQWFSKERREEAIDRGKELLTRAMRKQNLPLQRLMTHEALAAVAEDFKYTDISGLYAGVGDGHTSAQSVMEKLIESLGGNESADDDVEEVSIPTQVTKARFSDSGVVVRGVGDVWVKLARCCTPVPPDPILGFVTRGSGVSVHRTDCTNISDLKDQPDRIVDVDWAPTQSSVFLVEIQVEALDRKSLLSDVTRVLSENHVNILAASVHTSTDRVAISKFAFEMGDPKYLSHVLSAVRRIDGVFDVYRTTGNKRRS comes from the coding sequence TTGGAAGAACGTTCGGCGTCGGCGCCAACGGCAGAGGAAGACAAGAATCCTGCCGGTGTACAGGCCGGTATGGCATCCTCGGCGCGCCCCGGATCGTTGGTTCCCGTGGACAATTCAGGCGCACGTGCCACGTTTCCCGGCCGCCGGGAGCGCACCCGGTCCCGGCTTGCCCGCCTGACCGGACGGGGAACGGCCACCTACTCGCCCATCCTCGAGCCGTTGCTGCGGACTGTCCGGGCCAACAATCCCAAAGAGGACTTCGACCTCATCCAGCGCGCGTTCGACGTCGCCGAGCGCAGCCACCGCGGGCAAAAACGCAAGAGCGGGGACCCGTACATCACCCATCCGGTGGCCGTCGCCACCATCCTGGCCGAACTCGGGCTCAGCGGCACCACCCTCGCGGCCGCCCTGCTGCACGACACAGTCGAGGACACCCCCTACACCCTGGCGGACCTGAAGCGGGACTTCGGCCCGGAAGTGGCCATGCTGGTGGACGGCGTGACCAAACTGGACAAGGTCAGCTTCGGTGAGGCAGCGCAGTCCGAGACGGTCCGCAAAATGGTCGTCGCCATGGCCAAGGACATCCGGGTCTTGATGATCAAGCTGGCGGACCGGCTGCACAATGCCCGCACCTGGCGGTTCGTGTCAGCGGAATCATCGGCCCGCAAAGCCCGGGAGACGCTGGAGATTTTCGCTCCTTTGGCCCATCGCCTGGGCATGAACACCATCAAATGGGAGCTGGAGGACCTGTCCTTCGCGGCGCTCTATCCCAAGGTGTACGAAGAGATTGTCCGCATGGTGGGGGATCGGACCCCGGAGCGGGAAAAGAGCCTGGGCGTCATTCGCGACCAGATCACCGAGGACCTGCGTGCCGCCCGCATCAAAGCCACCATCACAGGCCGGCCCAAGCATTACTATTCGATCTACCAAAAGATGATCGTCCGCGACAAGGACTTTGACGACATCAATGACCTCATGGGTGTCCGCGTCCTGGTGGACTCCGTCCGGGACTGCTATGCCGCCCTGGGCACCATGCACTCGCGCTGGAACCCGTTGCCCGGCAGGTTCAAGGACTACATCGCGATGCCCAAGTTCAACATGTACCAGTCCCTGCACACCACGGTGATCGGTCCCGGCGGGAAGCCGGTGGAGATCCAGATCCGTACGCACGAGATGCACCGCCGGGCCGAATACGGCGTGGCGGCGCACTGGAAGTACAAGGACCAGCCCAACCGCACTGCCGTTGGGCCCGGAAGCCCCCGCGACGGCGACATGGGCTGGTTGCGCTCCCTGGTGGACTGGCAGCAGGAGACGTCCGATCCCGGAGAGTTCCTGGACTCGCTCCGCTTTGAAATCAACGCACGCGAAGTGTTCGTCTTCACCCCCAAGGGCGAGGTCATGGCGCTGCCGGCGGGATCGACGCCGGTTGACTTCGCCTATGCCGTGCACACCGAGGTGGGGCACCGCACCATTGGGGCCAGGGTCAACGGGAAGCTGGTCCCGCTCAACAGTGAGCTGAACCACGGCGACTGGGTGGAGATCTTCACCTCGAAGGCTGAGGGCGCCGGCCCAAGCCAGGACTGGCAGCACTTCGTCAAGAGTGCGAGGGCCCGGAACAAGATCCGCCAGTGGTTCAGCAAGGAACGCCGTGAAGAGGCGATCGACCGCGGCAAGGAACTGCTGACCCGTGCCATGCGGAAGCAGAACCTTCCGCTGCAGCGGCTGATGACGCACGAGGCCCTGGCCGCCGTCGCCGAGGACTTCAAGTACACGGACATTTCCGGCCTCTACGCTGGCGTGGGTGACGGGCACACCTCGGCCCAGTCGGTCATGGAGAAGCTCATCGAGAGCCTGGGCGGCAACGAAAGCGCCGATGATGACGTCGAAGAGGTCAGCATCCCCACCCAGGTCACCAAGGCCCGCTTCTCCGATTCGGGCGTCGTGGTCCGCGGCGTGGGGGACGTCTGGGTAAAGCTGGCCCGCTGCTGCACCCCCGTGCCCCCGGATCCCATCCTTGGCTTCGTGACCAGGGGTTCGGGCGTTTCAGTGCACCGTACCGACTGCACGAACATCTCGGACCTCAAGGACCAGCCGGACCGGATCGTGGACGTTGACTGGGCACCCACCCAGTCAAGCGTCTTCCTGGTGGAAATCCAGGTGGAAGCCCTTGACCGGAAATCCCTGCTCTCGGATGTCACGCGTGTCCTGTCGGAGAACCACGTCAACATCCTGGCGGCAAGCGTCCACACGTCCACGGACCGGGTGGCCATCTCAAAGTTCGCTTTCGAAATGGGCGACCCCAAGTACCTCAGCCACGTCCTGAGCGCCGTCCGACGGATCGACGGGGTCTTCGACGTCTACCGCACCACCGGCAACAAGCGCCGGAGCTAG
- a CDS encoding type IV toxin-antitoxin system AbiEi family antitoxin has product MATAPASSAPGQGRFALAAPSATGGQVQGAWAAASPPRFPELYAPGVPFAGPELQSLAADGLLARFHQHGYTLPGIPASPQLRARAAAAVVPTSVRQRVVAGRLTAAWIYGCAAEPDRLALLVDTKRRVSSLRNTRGCTLHEVKLGPLDVISLGGLMVSSPLRTALDIALHVETERAVPALTALLARPQQDVRLRLLVRAIEATPRVPHKRAALEKLAMLAPALVAGGAVDVEDPVDPSDGAQDVAEVLGVAHFESEL; this is encoded by the coding sequence ATGGCCACAGCACCAGCTTCTTCCGCCCCCGGGCAAGGCAGGTTTGCCTTGGCTGCCCCTTCCGCGACAGGCGGGCAGGTTCAAGGCGCCTGGGCCGCGGCCTCACCGCCCCGGTTTCCGGAGTTGTATGCGCCAGGGGTGCCCTTCGCCGGCCCCGAACTGCAATCCCTTGCCGCAGACGGGCTGTTGGCCCGGTTCCACCAACACGGCTACACCCTGCCTGGGATACCCGCCTCGCCCCAGCTGCGGGCACGGGCAGCGGCTGCGGTGGTTCCCACTTCTGTCCGGCAACGCGTCGTTGCGGGGCGGTTGACCGCAGCCTGGATCTACGGCTGCGCGGCGGAACCTGACCGCCTGGCGTTATTGGTGGATACGAAGCGGAGGGTATCCAGCCTGCGGAACACGCGCGGCTGCACCCTGCACGAAGTAAAGCTCGGTCCGCTCGATGTCATCAGCCTGGGCGGGCTGATGGTCTCCAGTCCCCTGCGGACAGCGCTGGATATTGCCTTGCACGTCGAAACGGAACGCGCCGTGCCCGCCCTCACCGCGTTGCTGGCCAGGCCGCAGCAGGACGTGAGGCTTCGGCTGCTGGTGCGTGCCATCGAGGCGACTCCCCGGGTTCCCCACAAGCGGGCGGCACTGGAAAAGCTGGCGATGCTAGCTCCGGCGCTTGTTGCCGGTGGTGCGGTAGACGTCGAAGACCCCGTCGATCCGTCGGACGGCGCTCAGGACGTGGCTGAGGTACTTGGGGTCGCCCATTTCGAAAGCGAACTTTGA